One Sphingobacteruim zhuxiongii DNA window includes the following coding sequences:
- the lipA gene encoding lipoyl synthase → MIELPVIPANQTQRKPDWLRVKLPVGKEYRHVRGLVDEHKLHTICESGNCPNMGECWGAGTATFMILGNICTRSCSFCAVSTGRPLAVDLDEPNRVANSVKLMQVKHCVITSVDRDDLKDGGSTIWAETILAIRKESPETTLETLIPDFKGQWDNLDRVIAVRPEVVSHNIETVRRLTREVRIQAKYDRSLECLRRISAAGLRTKSGIMLGFGETEEDVVETMQDLYDAGVHILTIGQYLQPTKAHHPVVEWITPQTFERYKEIGLKMGFKYVESGPLVRSSYHAEKHLFDMQ, encoded by the coding sequence ATGATTGAACTTCCGGTTATTCCAGCAAACCAAACCCAACGTAAGCCAGATTGGTTGCGTGTTAAGTTACCTGTGGGTAAAGAATATCGCCATGTTAGGGGCCTGGTTGACGAGCATAAATTACATACGATTTGCGAGAGTGGTAACTGTCCGAACATGGGTGAATGTTGGGGAGCGGGAACTGCTACGTTTATGATTCTAGGAAATATCTGTACACGTTCGTGTTCGTTTTGTGCGGTTTCTACTGGACGCCCATTAGCGGTTGATCTAGATGAGCCGAATCGTGTTGCGAACTCCGTGAAATTGATGCAAGTTAAGCACTGTGTCATCACTTCGGTCGATCGTGATGATTTGAAAGATGGAGGTTCAACAATTTGGGCAGAAACAATTTTAGCAATTCGCAAAGAAAGTCCAGAAACTACATTGGAAACTTTAATTCCAGATTTTAAGGGACAGTGGGATAATTTAGACCGTGTGATTGCTGTTCGTCCGGAAGTGGTTTCGCATAATATTGAAACGGTTCGCCGATTGACTAGAGAAGTTCGTATTCAAGCGAAGTATGATCGCTCATTGGAGTGTTTGCGTAGAATTTCTGCTGCTGGTCTAAGAACAAAGTCTGGTATTATGCTAGGTTTTGGGGAGACCGAAGAAGATGTGGTGGAGACTATGCAGGATTTATACGATGCTGGCGTACACATTTTGACAATTGGTCAGTATTTGCAGCCGACTAAAGCGCATCACCCTGTTGTGGAATGGATTACTCCACAAACATTCGAGAGATATAAAGAAATTGGATTAAAGATGGGATTCAAATATGTTGAATCAGGACCGTTGGTTCGTTCATCTTACCATGCAGAGAAACATTTGTTTGATATGCAATAG
- a CDS encoding formylglycine-generating enzyme family protein translates to MRFPVSLLFPTLFIVSVAHAQQATIVDSSAMVCHAEAVPSRASAIKQAIIKEKGLDTVKMVLIEGGKFKMGSGKFQDASPIHEVSLNSYYMDEHEVTNAQYAVFVEATGYVTVAERPLDPKDFPGVDPKVLVAGSAVFKAPNQVQGMQNHLQWWDYIPGANWRHPEGPESTIEGKENHPVTQLAYEDAEAYAKWAGKRLPTEAEWEYAAKEGRHTDETYYWGNDKTPHGEWMANIFQGAFPTHNSKEDGFETTAPVKSFPVNRYGLFDMEGNVWEWCSDFYRPDYYQNSPTDNPKGPADSFDPQEPGAVKRVQRGGSFLCNDQYCERYKAGSRGKGEVNSPTNNVGFRCVKDI, encoded by the coding sequence ATGCGCTTTCCAGTATCCCTTTTATTTCCGACTTTATTTATCGTTTCTGTCGCTCATGCACAGCAGGCAACTATCGTCGACTCTTCAGCAATGGTTTGTCATGCAGAGGCCGTTCCGTCGAGAGCATCGGCTATCAAACAGGCGATTATTAAGGAAAAAGGGCTTGATACCGTGAAGATGGTGTTAATAGAAGGAGGGAAGTTCAAGATGGGTTCAGGCAAATTCCAAGATGCAAGTCCTATACATGAAGTTAGCTTGAATTCTTACTATATGGATGAGCATGAAGTTACCAACGCGCAGTATGCCGTATTTGTAGAAGCAACAGGATACGTTACTGTGGCAGAACGACCGCTTGATCCAAAAGACTTTCCTGGCGTCGATCCTAAAGTCCTTGTGGCCGGATCTGCGGTATTTAAAGCTCCAAATCAAGTGCAGGGAATGCAGAATCATTTACAATGGTGGGATTATATTCCGGGAGCAAATTGGAGGCATCCTGAAGGCCCAGAGAGTACTATTGAAGGTAAAGAGAATCATCCAGTCACTCAACTTGCCTACGAAGACGCTGAAGCTTATGCAAAGTGGGCGGGTAAGCGTTTGCCTACCGAAGCAGAATGGGAGTATGCGGCAAAGGAAGGTCGACATACGGATGAAACGTATTACTGGGGTAATGACAAGACACCGCATGGGGAATGGATGGCAAACATCTTTCAAGGAGCTTTCCCAACCCACAACAGCAAAGAGGATGGGTTTGAAACCACCGCTCCTGTAAAGTCTTTTCCAGTCAACAGATATGGCTTATTTGATATGGAGGGTAATGTGTGGGAATGGTGTTCAGATTTTTACCGTCCGGATTATTATCAGAATAGCCCAACAGATAACCCCAAGGGACCTGCAGACTCTTTTGATCCACAAGAACCTGGAGCTGTAAAACGTGTTCAACGAGGGGGCTCATTTTTATGCAATGATCAATATTGCGAACGGTATAAAGCAGGAAGTAGAGGAAAGGGAGAAGTTAACTCACCAACTAATAATGTCGGGTTTAGGTGTGTTAAGGATATTTAG
- a CDS encoding Gfo/Idh/MocA family protein: MNNSRRDFLKKAGLLSSVAITLPSLQNEVFASQNFNMSGFAAPKIDKVKVAIIGLGMRGPGAVDRISYIEGAEIVALCDRHADRVTKAQTILTKKGLKEAKSYSGEDGWKTMLKNEELDLVYICTPWQYHAPMAIEAMKSGAHAATEVPIGLTISEIWEVVKTSEATKKHCMMLENCCYDFFEMLTLNMARQGMFGELVHAEGAYIHDLLDLNFNKNGYDNMWRLRENIKMNGNLYPTHGIGPIAQCLNINCGDKMNHLVAMQSNDFMMGDKARELAGKDSFFQEFVGKRYRGNMDTTLIKTEKGKTMMIQHDVTSPRPYSRIHLLSGTKGFAQKYPKEGIAFGHSYIKPEELKALYEKYTPELVKFIGEQAKEVGGHGGMDFMMDWRMIDCLRNGLPLDQTVYDGASWSAVVPLSVDSVAKNSRTVDIPDFTRGNWKTNKPHDMTLNGGGNTGIRAKVETKKDVQLNVQ; the protein is encoded by the coding sequence ATGAATAATTCGCGTAGAGATTTCTTGAAGAAGGCTGGATTGTTATCGAGTGTTGCGATCACATTGCCGTCTTTGCAAAACGAAGTATTTGCTTCCCAAAACTTCAATATGTCGGGCTTTGCTGCTCCGAAGATTGATAAAGTTAAGGTGGCAATAATTGGGTTAGGAATGCGTGGTCCCGGAGCTGTGGATCGTATTTCATATATTGAAGGAGCAGAAATTGTTGCGCTATGTGATCGACATGCTGACCGTGTGACTAAAGCACAAACTATCCTTACAAAAAAAGGTCTTAAAGAAGCTAAATCTTATTCGGGCGAAGATGGTTGGAAAACCATGTTGAAAAACGAAGAGTTAGATTTAGTGTATATCTGTACACCATGGCAGTACCATGCGCCAATGGCGATTGAAGCCATGAAATCAGGTGCTCACGCAGCAACAGAAGTGCCAATCGGATTAACGATTTCGGAAATCTGGGAAGTTGTAAAAACTTCAGAGGCTACTAAAAAGCATTGTATGATGTTGGAAAACTGTTGTTATGACTTCTTCGAAATGTTAACACTAAATATGGCTCGTCAGGGTATGTTTGGTGAATTAGTGCATGCTGAAGGAGCGTATATTCACGATTTATTGGACTTAAACTTCAATAAAAATGGATACGACAACATGTGGAGATTGCGTGAAAACATTAAGATGAATGGTAACTTATACCCTACACACGGTATCGGCCCAATTGCTCAATGTTTGAATATCAACTGTGGTGATAAAATGAATCACCTAGTAGCAATGCAATCAAACGATTTTATGATGGGTGATAAGGCTCGTGAATTAGCGGGTAAAGACTCATTCTTCCAAGAGTTTGTTGGTAAACGTTATAGAGGTAACATGGATACTACATTGATCAAGACTGAAAAAGGAAAGACAATGATGATTCAACATGATGTAACTTCTCCGCGTCCTTATTCACGTATTCACTTATTGAGTGGTACGAAAGGATTCGCACAGAAATATCCGAAAGAAGGAATTGCATTTGGACATAGTTATATCAAACCAGAGGAATTGAAAGCACTATATGAAAAATACACACCTGAATTGGTGAAATTCATTGGTGAACAAGCGAAAGAAGTTGGTGGACATGGTGGTATGGACTTTATGATGGACTGGAGAATGATTGACTGTCTACGTAACGGCTTGCCATTAGATCAAACAGTATATGATGGCGCTTCTTGGAGTGCAGTCGTTCCTTTAAGTGTGGATTCAGTTGCTAAGAATAGCAGAACTGTTGATATCCCAGACTTTACTCGTGGTAACTGGAAAACAAATAAACCACATGACATGACTTTAAACGGTGGCGGTAATACTGGTATCCGTGCGAAGGTAGAAACTAAGAAAGATGTTCAATTGAACGTTCAATAG
- the carB gene encoding carbamoyl-phosphate synthase large subunit, with translation MPRNTSINSVLIIGSGPIVIGQACEFDYSGSQAALSLKEEGISVSIINSNPATIMTDNVVADHVYLLPLTCESIEQILQENQIDAVLPTMGGQTALNLCIEASNRGLWEKYNVKVIGVDVAAIEKTENREEFRQLMVDIGVGVATSKIANSFLEGKEAAQIIGFPLVIRPSYTLAGTGGGFVHKKEEFDAALNRGLHASPTHEVLVEQAVLGWKEFELELLRDTNDNVIIICTIENFDPMGIHTGDSITVAPGMTLSDKCYQDMRNQAIKMMRSIGTFAGGCNVQFSVNPENEEIIAIEINPRVSRSSALASKATGYPIAKIAAKLAIGYNLDELQNQITKTTSAYFEPTLDYVIVKVPRFNFDKFKGANKELGLQMKAVGEVMSIGRTFIEALQKAAQSLETGRAGLGADGRQSRNLEEIMHSLEHPSADRLFHIKDAFELGVPLESIRKATLIDKWFLVQIQELVYLENELRRYQLNNIPRDFFMTLKQKGYSDYQIAWLLSNVTEDEVYARRKELGINRVYKMVDTCAAEFPAHTPYYYSTFEEENESIASDRKKIIVLGSGPNRIGQGIEFDYSCVHGLLAAKECGYEAIMVNCNPETVSTDFNMADKLYFEPVFWEHVREIIELEKPEGVIVQLGGQTALKMAERLEALGVKIIGTSFENMDLAEDRGRFSDLLKDLDIPYPKYGVATSAEEALVVAKEVGYPVLVRPSYVLGGQGMSIVINDEDLEKAVVNLLKNLPGNHILIDHFLDRAEEAESDSISDGEDVHIIGMMEHIEPAGIHSGDSSAVLPPFSLSEAVQQKMEEYSIKLAKALNVRGLLNIQFAIKDENVFVIEANPRASRTVPFIAKAYDVPYINIATKVMLGANKLKDFTIVRKLKGYAIKEPVFSFSKFPEVDKQLGPEMKSTGEAIRFIKDLNDPHFRELYSQKSMFLNAQ, from the coding sequence ATGCCTAGAAACACCTCCATTAATTCGGTATTAATCATTGGATCTGGACCAATTGTCATCGGTCAAGCTTGTGAATTTGATTATTCAGGATCTCAAGCAGCCTTATCTTTAAAAGAAGAGGGTATTTCAGTTTCCATCATCAACTCAAATCCTGCAACGATTATGACTGATAACGTTGTAGCTGATCATGTTTATCTACTTCCATTAACTTGCGAAAGCATTGAGCAAATTTTACAAGAAAATCAAATCGACGCTGTTCTTCCAACGATGGGTGGACAGACCGCTTTGAACCTTTGTATTGAAGCTTCAAATCGTGGTCTATGGGAAAAATATAATGTGAAAGTTATCGGAGTTGACGTTGCTGCTATTGAAAAGACAGAAAACCGCGAGGAATTCCGTCAATTAATGGTTGACATTGGCGTAGGTGTCGCTACTTCAAAAATAGCGAACTCTTTCTTAGAAGGTAAAGAAGCTGCTCAAATCATTGGTTTCCCATTGGTTATTCGTCCTTCTTACACATTAGCAGGAACCGGAGGTGGTTTCGTTCATAAGAAAGAAGAATTTGATGCCGCTTTAAATCGTGGATTACATGCTTCTCCAACACACGAAGTATTGGTTGAGCAAGCCGTTTTAGGCTGGAAAGAATTTGAGTTAGAGTTATTACGTGACACAAATGATAACGTGATTATCATCTGTACCATCGAGAACTTTGACCCTATGGGTATCCACACAGGTGACTCAATCACTGTAGCACCGGGCATGACGTTATCTGACAAATGTTACCAAGACATGCGTAATCAAGCAATTAAGATGATGCGCTCGATCGGTACATTTGCAGGTGGTTGTAACGTTCAGTTTTCTGTAAATCCAGAAAATGAAGAAATCATTGCAATTGAGATCAACCCTCGTGTATCGCGTTCATCAGCACTTGCATCAAAAGCAACAGGTTATCCTATCGCAAAGATTGCAGCCAAATTAGCAATCGGTTACAACTTAGATGAGCTTCAGAATCAAATTACAAAAACAACTTCCGCATATTTTGAGCCGACGTTGGATTATGTAATTGTTAAAGTTCCTCGTTTTAACTTTGACAAATTCAAAGGCGCTAATAAAGAACTAGGCTTACAAATGAAAGCTGTTGGTGAGGTTATGTCTATCGGTCGTACCTTTATCGAAGCGCTTCAAAAGGCCGCACAATCATTAGAAACTGGACGCGCCGGCTTAGGTGCAGATGGTCGCCAATCTAGAAACTTAGAAGAGATTATGCATAGCTTGGAGCATCCAAGTGCAGATCGTCTTTTCCATATTAAAGACGCTTTCGAATTGGGAGTTCCATTGGAATCCATCCGTAAAGCAACATTAATCGACAAATGGTTCCTAGTTCAAATTCAAGAATTAGTTTACCTTGAAAATGAATTACGCCGTTATCAATTGAATAATATCCCTCGCGACTTCTTTATGACCTTGAAACAAAAAGGTTATTCTGACTATCAAATCGCTTGGTTATTATCCAATGTAACCGAAGACGAAGTATATGCCCGTCGTAAAGAATTAGGTATTAACCGCGTGTATAAGATGGTTGATACTTGTGCTGCGGAATTCCCTGCACATACACCATACTATTATTCAACTTTCGAAGAAGAAAATGAATCTATAGCTTCTGATCGTAAGAAAATCATCGTTTTAGGTTCGGGTCCTAACCGCATCGGTCAAGGTATCGAATTCGATTATTCTTGTGTACATGGTTTATTAGCTGCAAAAGAATGTGGATACGAAGCAATCATGGTTAACTGTAACCCTGAAACTGTTTCTACCGACTTTAACATGGCAGATAAGTTATATTTCGAGCCTGTATTTTGGGAACATGTTCGCGAAATCATTGAATTAGAAAAACCTGAGGGTGTTATCGTTCAATTAGGTGGACAGACTGCATTAAAAATGGCGGAACGCTTAGAAGCATTGGGTGTTAAAATCATCGGTACTTCTTTTGAGAACATGGACTTAGCAGAAGATCGCGGTCGTTTCTCAGACTTATTGAAAGATTTAGACATTCCTTACCCTAAATATGGTGTAGCGACTTCAGCTGAAGAGGCATTAGTTGTTGCTAAAGAAGTCGGTTACCCTGTACTTGTTCGTCCTTCATACGTACTAGGAGGTCAAGGCATGAGTATCGTTATCAACGATGAGGATTTAGAAAAAGCTGTGGTAAACCTATTGAAGAACCTTCCTGGTAACCATATCTTAATTGACCATTTCTTAGATAGAGCTGAGGAAGCAGAATCAGATTCAATAAGCGACGGTGAAGATGTGCACATTATCGGTATGATGGAACATATCGAACCTGCAGGTATTCACTCGGGTGACTCGTCTGCAGTACTTCCTCCATTCAGTCTTTCTGAGGCGGTACAACAAAAAATGGAAGAATATTCGATTAAATTAGCGAAAGCTTTGAACGTAAGAGGTTTATTAAACATTCAATTTGCGATTAAAGACGAGAATGTGTTTGTAATCGAAGCCAATCCTCGTGCATCACGGACTGTTCCTTTCATCGCTAAAGCATACGATGTGCCTTATATTAATATCGCTACAAAAGTTATGCTTGGAGCAAACAAGTTGAAAGACTTCACTATTGTTCGTAAGTTAAAAGGATACGCGATTAAAGAGCCTGTGTTCTCGTTCTCGAAGTTCCCAGAAGTAGATAAGCAATTAGGCCCTGAAATGAAATCAACAGGTGAAGCAATCCGATTCATCAAAGATCTTAATGATCCTCACTTCAGAGAGCTATATAGCCAAAAATCAATGTTCTTGAATGCCCAATAG